The Calditrichota bacterium sequence TTCCCGGCGAGCCGGGCGGCGGCATCCGACGTCAGCAGTTCCCGCACCTGCGCGGTCCGGTCGATTCCCCCCTGCACCAATCCCATACTTGCCGAGCGGTCGATCAGGAATGCCAGTTTAGGCGGCTCGAGACGGAATCTTTCGATATCGACTGAAGGACGTGCCAGCAGCCAAAGACCGCCGAAGAGACTGGTGAACCGGAGCAACGCGAGAATCGTCCGCACGTTCGTCCCGACCGGGGGCAGCGTCCGGCGATAACTCCAGAACGCGAACAGCAGCGCGACCAATCCGGCCAAAACGAGCCAGCCGGGAGCGATCGCCGAAGTGAACTGCCACTCCGTCCGGGGCGTCATCGCCCGCGCCCATAGGCAATAGGATACGACGGACGGACTTCGAGGTCGGGCGGCGCCGGCGGAAGCCCGCCGGCGATCATCTTGCTCCCGGCCCAGGCAATCATTGCGCCGTTGTCAGTGCAATGCTCGAACAGCGGCTTGATGAAGGGCACGCCCGATGCAGAGGCCAAAGACTCAAGCCGGGCTCTGAGGAACCGGCTCGCCGCGACGCCTCCGGCCATCACCAAAGCCCGATATTTGCCGCTCTCAAGTGTGCGCTGCAGCGGGCGTTCCAGCATCGCGGCTACTGCTTCCATCACCCCGCGACAGATAGCGCCCCGAACGTCGGGCGGAAGGTTTTCGGGACGGGCCAGTTGCATCGCCTTGAGATGCAGCAGGACGGCCGTCTTCAAGCCGCTGAAACTGAATGCCGGAGCGTCGCCGTCGAACCGGGCGCGAGGAAATCGAACCGCTTTCGTCGCAGCGAGTGCCTCCCGGTCGATGGCAGCACCGGCTGGAAACGAAAAGCCAAGCATCCGGCCGACCTTGTCGAAGAGTTCTCCGACGGCGTCATCGCGGGTCGCCGCAATCAGTTCGTAATTCCCAAAGCCCTTCACCCCGACAAGCAGGGTGTGCCCGCCGGAGACGATCAGCGCCAGAAAGGGGAGCGGCATCGCGCCTTGGGAGAGTTCGGCGCTCCAAAGATGCCCTTCGAGGTGGTTCACACCGTAGAGGGGTATGCCGCGCACCGCGGCCAGGCCTTTGGCGACGGCGACGCCGACCAGAAGTGCGCCGGCCAGGCCGGGTCCGCAAGTAACGGCTACCCCCTCGACTTCGTCGATCTCCCGACCGGCGTCCTTCAGCACACCCCGAATTGCCGGGAGGAGGAGTTGCTCGTGAGCCCGCGAAGCCAGTTCCGGCACGACACCGCCAAAGGCCTCGTGCAAGACCTGACGGGTAATCCGGTCGGCGACGACACGGCCATCGACCATCAACGCGGCGGCGGTCTCGTCGCAAGAGGTCTCGATGCCGAGCAGGACGCGAGGCGTGCTCATCGCCGCAGTATTAGTCGCACCGAAGGAGGCGTGATCTGAACCACTTCGAGCGGCGATTCGGTGGCTGCTTTCACTTTTATCAGACCGCTGCGGGCTGGCTCGAAGTCGGCCAGATCGACAAAGACATCGAGGTCGGCGGCGGTCAGTTCGTTCAAGGCACCCGCTGCGCCGGTTACCTTCAGGTCAACCATGGCCGGCTCGACGATGGCCTGTTGACCGGCGAACCGACCGGCGACCCTAACCGGCAGACCGGTGAGCACTCGTTCCGCGATCTTCTCCACCTTCACCGCTACAGTAACCTGCTGCGGTGCAACGGTGACCCCGAAGACTTCAGGCTTTTGCACCTCCAGCCGCACCTCGTCGTTACGTCTGAGACTGCCGAGGTGGGCAGTCACAGTCCGGAGTTGCCGCAAGCCCTCGACGGCGCGTCTGGGGCCGGTTACGGTGACTCGCGACGGGCGCGATTCGATCCGGCTGATGGTGTAGCCGGGCGCCAGTTCGGCTTCGACCCGAGCCTGGACAGGCACCGTCAAGATCAGTTGCTCGTCAAGGAAGACCTGAAGCGTCTCCGGCGCAACGATCTCCACTGCCGACGCCATCCCGCCGCCGGGAATCATCACCATGTCGGGACGCAGGCGGTAGAGATAGTGCTGGTTGATCGTGGCGAGGTCCACTTGCAAGTGTGGCTTTGTCAGGTAGATCATCTGCAAGAGTTCCCGTCCGGTGCCGTGATAGCGGACCCGGGCGGTCGGCGGAAGCGGCGAAGCGAGCACCCGCCCCGTCTTGAGACCGGTTACGACCAGGGGCGTCTCGATGATCTGTTCGTAGGTCTTGCCCGATACGACGAGGAACCATAGTAGGAGGGCCAGGAGGAACATCCCGGCCTTGATGCGGAGGTTCGTCCGCAAGAATCTTGGCAGCAGGGACATCGGACTATCCCGCATCGTCGGGCAACAGGCAGGCAACCGAGCGGCCATCGGGCCGCGACGAGAGTTCGTATTGCCAGGTGCGGCATTCGGGTCGCGCGACCGGGCAGCGGGGATGAAAGTGGCAGCCCGGAGGCGGCGACGCCGGGCTGGGCAGATCGCCCGAGAGCGGTTCACGATCGCGCCGCGCCGTCGGATCATAGACCGGCGCCGAGGCGATGAGCGCCCGGGTGTAGGGATGGCGGGGGGCTTGGGTGATCTGCCCGGCCGGACCGATCTCGACGATCCGCCCGAGATACATCACCGCGATCCGGTCGGCGATATGTTCGACCACCGAGAGGTCGTGCGCGACGAAGAGATAAGTCAAGCCGAGCCGCCGCTGAAGGTCGCGCAGGAGGTTCAGTATCTGCGCCTGAATCGAGACGTCGAGGGCCGAGACCGGCTCGTCGAGGACTATCACTTCGGGCTCGACCGCAAGCGCCCGCGCGATGCCGATGCGCTGCCGCTGCCCGCCGGAAAACTCGTGAGGGTAGCGACCGGCATATTCCGGCGCGAGCCCGACGCTCTCGAGGATTTGATCGACCCGCGCTTCGATTTGAGGTCTTGGCACGATGCGGTGAACGCGCAGGATTTCGCCTAACATCGAGCCGATGGTGAGGCGCGGATTGAGCGAACTGTAGGGGTCTTGAAAGACGATCTGCACCTTGCGGCGCACCGCGAGCAGCGATTCACCCTTTAGCGACAGAACGTCTTTCCCGTGGAACCGGATGCTCCCCGCAGTCGGCTCGATCAGCCGGAGCAGCATCCTCCCGGTGGTCGTCTTGCCGCAGCCCGACTCGCCCACCAGACCGAGTGTTTCACCCCGATAGAGGTCAAAGGAAACGTCATCGACGGCCTTGACGGCACCTGCCAGTCGGCGCATAAAACCCTTCCGGATCGGGAAGTGCTTGCGCAGCCCCCCCACTTCAACCACCGGAAGCAATGATGATGCTGATGCTGAAGTCATGGGCGCCAGAATCCTCGTGTGAAGATGACCAGAAAGGCGTAGAGTTCGAGACGGCCCAGCAGCATATTGAGCGCAAGGAGCATCTTGGCAGCCACGGGAAGGGCGGCGTAGGTCTCGGTTGGGCCCACGGCCCCAAATCCCGGCCCTACGCTGCCAAGACAGGCCGCCACTGCAGTAAGTGCTGAAATAATATCTACATTCATGAACATTAACAGCAGTGCGCTGACAGCAAACTGTAAGAAGTAAATCACGGTGAATAGGACAACTCCTTTCACCGTGTCCGACTCCACTATCCGGTCGTTCATTCTGAGTGTTAGTATGGCTTGGGGATGCAGTTGGCTCCGCATCTGCAGTCGCAACGCCTTGACAATGGTCACCCAACGAAAAGACTTAATCGAGCCCGCCGTCGAGCCGGCACAGCCTCCCACAAAGAAGAGCATGATCAGGAGAAACTGTGGCCCATAACCCCAGCGTTCATAGTCGGAAATCACATAACCGGTGGTGGTGATTGTCGATATGACCGCAAAGACCGACTCATCAAATGTGGCAATTGCGGAGGAAGCCAGGATGTGATTGGCAAGTAGAATGATCGACACGGCGGCCAGAATAGTCAGGATCCAATAACGAAACTGGTCGTCCTTCCAATAGAGCCCGGGCCGGCCGGCAAAGAGTGCCCGGTAGTGAAGCGCGAAGTTTGCACCGCCCAGGATCATGAAGACGATGACGACCCAGTTGATAAAGGAACTCTGGTAGTAGCCAAGGCTGGCGTTCCGGGTTGAAAATCCGCCCGTTGCCAACGTCCCGAAGGAATGACAGAGGGCGTCGAAAAAGGTCATTCCACCGGCCATCAGGAGCAGGGTCTCGATCCCGATGAGACCTACGTAAATGCCCCATAGGATGCGTGCCGTCTCGGCAATGCGGGGGGTTAATTTATCCCGCACCGGGCCGACCGATTCAGTCTGGAAGAGTTCGACCCCGCCGTAGCCGAGTATCGGAAGGACGGCCAGCGCCATCACTACAATCCCCATCCCGCCGAGGCAATGGGTCATCGAACGCCAGAAGAGGAGTGCGTGTGGCCAGACTTCAAGATCGCTCACCACCGAGGCTCCGGTCGTCGTGAACCCCGA is a genomic window containing:
- a CDS encoding TrkH family potassium uptake protein, with product MSSRSPISLTAVLRFQGGIWIGLGAAMLVSALPGLYFRDGGMAGLVGVGAFTGLIGISIVLGVRRTHEIRTREALLAVSGVWISAGLICALPYYLAGVLTFPDAVFETISGFTTTGASVVSDLEVWPHALLFWRSMTHCLGGMGIVVMALAVLPILGYGGVELFQTESVGPVRDKLTPRIAETARILWGIYVGLIGIETLLLMAGGMTFFDALCHSFGTLATGGFSTRNASLGYYQSSFINWVVIVFMILGGANFALHYRALFAGRPGLYWKDDQFRYWILTILAAVSIILLANHILASSAIATFDESVFAVISTITTTGYVISDYERWGYGPQFLLIMLFFVGGCAGSTAGSIKSFRWVTIVKALRLQMRSQLHPQAILTLRMNDRIVESDTVKGVVLFTVIYFLQFAVSALLLMFMNVDIISALTAVAACLGSVGPGFGAVGPTETYAALPVAAKMLLALNMLLGRLELYAFLVIFTRGFWRP
- a CDS encoding dipeptide ABC transporter ATP-binding protein, producing MTSASASSLLPVVEVGGLRKHFPIRKGFMRRLAGAVKAVDDVSFDLYRGETLGLVGESGCGKTTTGRMLLRLIEPTAGSIRFHGKDVLSLKGESLLAVRRKVQIVFQDPYSSLNPRLTIGSMLGEILRVHRIVPRPQIEARVDQILESVGLAPEYAGRYPHEFSGGQRQRIGIARALAVEPEVIVLDEPVSALDVSIQAQILNLLRDLQRRLGLTYLFVAHDLSVVEHIADRIAVMYLGRIVEIGPAGQITQAPRHPYTRALIASAPVYDPTARRDREPLSGDLPSPASPPPGCHFHPRCPVARPECRTWQYELSSRPDGRSVACLLPDDAG
- the tsaD gene encoding tRNA (adenosine(37)-N6)-threonylcarbamoyltransferase complex transferase subunit TsaD, yielding MSTPRVLLGIETSCDETAAALMVDGRVVADRITRQVLHEAFGGVVPELASRAHEQLLLPAIRGVLKDAGREIDEVEGVAVTCGPGLAGALLVGVAVAKGLAAVRGIPLYGVNHLEGHLWSAELSQGAMPLPFLALIVSGGHTLLVGVKGFGNYELIAATRDDAVGELFDKVGRMLGFSFPAGAAIDREALAATKAVRFPRARFDGDAPAFSFSGLKTAVLLHLKAMQLARPENLPPDVRGAICRGVMEAVAAMLERPLQRTLESGKYRALVMAGGVAASRFLRARLESLASASGVPFIKPLFEHCTDNGAMIAWAGSKMIAGGLPPAPPDLEVRPSYPIAYGRGR